One part of the Thermithiobacillus tepidarius DSM 3134 genome encodes these proteins:
- a CDS encoding PilN domain-containing protein: MIRINLLPYREAKRKELARRRTMLVGAGAAVIGLLFYAVYLGFDHRLQQQQARVDFLRQEIAQLDVKIKTIADIKQQREAMLAKLNVVEKLQKDRGLVVQVFNELAARTPDGVFLTHVQEGPQGFLLEGYAESNGQVSELMRNLEASSVFTAPRLEIISKSELAGSPVGQFKMQVSLRPALEGEAQQQATSAGKGAAGQ, translated from the coding sequence ATGATTCGCATCAACCTCCTGCCCTACCGTGAAGCCAAGCGCAAAGAGCTGGCGCGCCGCCGCACCATGCTGGTCGGCGCCGGCGCGGCGGTGATCGGCCTGCTGTTCTATGCCGTCTACCTGGGCTTCGATCACCGGCTGCAGCAGCAGCAGGCGCGGGTGGACTTCCTCCGCCAGGAGATCGCCCAGCTCGACGTCAAGATCAAGACCATCGCCGACATCAAGCAGCAGCGCGAGGCCATGCTCGCCAAGCTCAACGTGGTCGAGAAGCTGCAGAAGGACCGCGGCCTCGTGGTGCAGGTCTTCAACGAGCTGGCCGCGCGCACGCCCGACGGCGTATTCCTGACCCACGTCCAGGAAGGGCCGCAGGGTTTCCTGCTGGAAGGCTATGCCGAATCCAACGGCCAGGTTTCCGAGCTGATGCGCAACCTCGAAGCCTCCTCGGTATTCACGGCACCCAGGCTGGAAATCATCTCCAAGAGCGAGCTGGCCGGCTCGCCGGTGGGCCAGTTCAAGATGCAGGTGAGCCTGCGTCCCGCACTGGAGGGGGAAGCGCAGCAACAAGCGACGAGCGCCGGCAAGGGGGCGGCAGGGCAATGA
- the pilM gene encoding type IV pilus assembly protein PilM, producing the protein MLAFAPPPVIGLDISSSSVKLVELSRTKGRYRVERFGIEPLPLNNGGAGMPDMDVVAATVAALIKRSQTRAKAAATALPGAVAIIKVISLPAGMNELDIDEQIRLEGGQYIPYSMDGVNFDFVVLGPDDTRPGYDQVLLIACKREAVEDRVAILDKAGIQARVVDVEPFTLLAAYEHIAAQPGAVPLGQTVALIDVGATTTKVNVFQAGQPIYNREHSFGGDRLTEEIMRRYRLSQEDAGRMKRRGGLPEDYEQTVLAPFVDNLVVDLLRSLEFFQSSMPNAHVDQVMLFGGCAQIPGVSEALRERGQVPVTVANPFAGMDVAAGVDLKRLQQEAPSLAVACGLALRRFDP; encoded by the coding sequence TTGCTTGCTTTTGCTCCGCCTCCCGTGATCGGGCTGGATATCAGCTCCTCTTCCGTCAAGCTGGTCGAACTGTCACGAACGAAGGGCCGCTACCGCGTGGAGCGTTTCGGCATCGAGCCCTTGCCCCTCAACAACGGCGGGGCCGGGATGCCGGACATGGATGTGGTGGCCGCCACCGTCGCCGCGCTGATCAAGCGCAGCCAGACCCGTGCCAAGGCAGCCGCCACCGCGCTGCCCGGCGCCGTCGCCATCATCAAGGTCATTTCCCTGCCGGCCGGCATGAACGAGCTGGACATCGACGAGCAGATCCGGCTCGAGGGCGGACAGTACATTCCCTACAGCATGGACGGCGTCAACTTCGATTTCGTGGTGTTGGGACCCGACGACACCCGGCCGGGCTACGATCAGGTGCTGCTGATCGCCTGCAAGCGCGAGGCGGTGGAGGACCGGGTGGCGATCCTGGACAAGGCCGGCATCCAGGCGCGGGTGGTGGACGTGGAGCCTTTTACCCTGCTCGCCGCTTACGAGCACATCGCAGCGCAGCCGGGTGCCGTGCCCCTGGGCCAGACCGTGGCCTTGATCGACGTGGGCGCCACCACCACCAAGGTCAACGTCTTCCAGGCCGGCCAGCCCATCTACAATCGCGAGCACAGCTTCGGCGGCGACCGCCTGACCGAGGAAATCATGCGCCGCTATCGGCTCAGCCAGGAGGATGCCGGCCGCATGAAGCGCCGGGGCGGGCTGCCGGAGGACTACGAGCAGACGGTGCTGGCGCCCTTCGTGGACAACCTGGTAGTCGATCTGCTGCGCTCCCTCGAGTTCTTCCAGTCCAGCATGCCCAACGCTCATGTCGACCAGGTCATGCTCTTCGGCGGCTGCGCGCAGATTCCCGGCGTCTCCGAGGCGCTGCGTGAGCGTGGCCAAGTGCCGGTGACCGTCGCCAACCCCTTCGCCGGCATGGACGTGGCGGCGGGCGTAGACCTCAAGCGCCTGCAACAGGAGGCGCCCTCGCTGGCGGTGGCGTGCGGTCTGGCCTTGCGGAGATTCGACCCATGA
- a CDS encoding penicillin-binding protein 1A has translation MRPALRFLLWSLLVLVLLLSAAGIAGYLTYNRLQSQLPDINPVLDYHPRMPLRIYSADSVLLVEIGAERRTPLHIDQIPRRVQQAFIAAEDARFYEHGGVDAMGIVRAAWANFRAGQVVQGASTITQQVARNFFLESDQTFERKLKEALLALKIEQHLSKPSILALYLNQIYLGNGAYGVQAAAQRYFGKDIRDLSLAQIALLAGLPKAPSAFNPLINPERALARRDYILHRMAKLGFISPAEAEAAIAEPLSASRHVAGNDIAPYATEEVRRWVVDAFGEETAYSSGLQVYTTILSENQQAAQQALVEGLEAYDRRHGYRGPIARLDDAALQAVIDGQPPAALPGKIPAGLHWGAVLDADAERARVYLDAGEEISLPFAAVAWAHRGSDTRPKRVKDVLQRGDLIWLRQAGKDWRLAQIPQVQGGLVSLDAASGRILAMAGGYSFDLKQFNHVTQAWRQPGSAFKPFIYAAAMDGDALAAAGQNHYFTPASVLDDGPFAVVDGSGKLWQPDNYESKHYGPTRLRVALARSQNLVSIRLLQAIGLPYARDYVQRFGFSPQQLPNGLSLALGSASVNLLQMTAGYSAFATGGFRPHPYLIEKVLDAQGRPITPVNCGLCAQPAPTSTVLPPAVAFLTTSMMQDVVQRGTATAARSLERPDLAGKTGTTNESRDAWFIGFTPRLATGVWVGFDQPRSLGRRETGGITALPIWIDYMRTALRDQPIGEFRQPPDVVVREISPNRGFLVDSGGIPEYFQEAHLPPAFVPQPPDLEGQAAPVADVPEADPATTNLYEELF, from the coding sequence ATGCGGCCAGCCCTGCGCTTCCTCCTGTGGTCCCTGCTCGTCCTCGTGCTGCTTCTCAGTGCGGCCGGCATCGCGGGCTATCTCACCTACAACCGGCTGCAAAGCCAGCTGCCGGACATCAACCCGGTGCTGGACTACCATCCGCGCATGCCCCTGCGCATCTACTCGGCGGACAGCGTGCTGCTGGTGGAGATCGGCGCGGAGCGGCGCACGCCGCTGCACATCGACCAGATTCCCCGCCGGGTGCAGCAGGCCTTCATTGCGGCCGAGGACGCACGCTTTTACGAGCATGGCGGCGTGGACGCCATGGGCATCGTGCGCGCCGCCTGGGCCAACTTCCGCGCCGGCCAGGTGGTGCAGGGCGCCAGCACCATCACCCAGCAGGTGGCGCGCAACTTCTTCCTGGAATCCGACCAGACCTTCGAGCGCAAGCTCAAGGAAGCCCTGCTGGCGCTGAAGATCGAGCAACACCTGAGCAAGCCGAGCATCCTGGCCCTGTACCTCAATCAGATTTACCTGGGCAACGGCGCCTACGGCGTGCAGGCGGCGGCACAACGCTATTTCGGCAAGGACATCCGGGACCTGTCCCTGGCGCAGATCGCCCTGCTGGCCGGCTTGCCCAAGGCGCCCTCCGCCTTCAACCCGCTGATCAACCCGGAGCGGGCGCTGGCGCGGCGGGACTATATCCTGCACCGCATGGCCAAGCTCGGCTTCATCTCGCCGGCCGAGGCCGAGGCCGCCATCGCCGAACCACTGAGCGCCAGCCGCCACGTAGCGGGCAACGACATCGCCCCCTATGCCACCGAAGAAGTGCGCCGTTGGGTCGTCGACGCATTCGGCGAGGAGACCGCCTACAGCTCCGGCCTGCAGGTGTACACCACCATCCTGAGCGAGAACCAGCAGGCGGCACAGCAGGCGCTGGTGGAGGGCCTGGAGGCCTACGATCGCCGCCACGGCTACCGCGGCCCCATTGCCCGGCTGGATGACGCCGCCCTGCAGGCGGTAATCGACGGCCAGCCGCCCGCCGCGCTGCCCGGCAAGATCCCCGCAGGGCTGCACTGGGGTGCGGTGCTCGATGCCGACGCCGAGCGCGCCCGGGTATATCTGGATGCGGGCGAGGAGATTTCCCTGCCCTTCGCGGCCGTCGCTTGGGCGCACCGGGGATCGGACACGAGGCCCAAGCGGGTCAAGGACGTGCTGCAACGCGGCGATCTGATCTGGCTGCGGCAGGCGGGCAAGGATTGGCGCCTGGCCCAGATCCCCCAGGTGCAGGGCGGCCTGGTATCCCTGGACGCCGCCTCCGGACGCATCCTGGCCATGGCCGGCGGCTACAGCTTCGATCTGAAGCAGTTCAACCACGTGACCCAGGCCTGGCGGCAGCCCGGTTCCGCCTTCAAGCCCTTCATCTACGCCGCCGCCATGGACGGCGACGCCCTGGCGGCAGCCGGCCAGAATCACTATTTCACTCCGGCCAGCGTGCTGGACGATGGGCCCTTCGCGGTGGTGGACGGCTCCGGCAAGCTCTGGCAACCGGACAACTACGAAAGCAAGCACTACGGCCCGACCCGCCTGCGGGTGGCCCTGGCGCGCTCCCAGAACCTGGTCAGCATCCGTCTGCTGCAGGCCATCGGCCTGCCCTACGCCCGCGACTACGTGCAGCGCTTCGGCTTCAGCCCGCAGCAGCTCCCCAATGGGCTGTCCCTGGCCCTGGGCTCGGCCTCGGTCAATCTGCTGCAGATGACGGCGGGCTACAGCGCCTTCGCCACCGGCGGCTTCCGGCCGCACCCCTATCTGATCGAAAAGGTGCTGGACGCCCAGGGCCGCCCCATCACGCCGGTCAATTGCGGCCTGTGCGCCCAGCCGGCTCCGACCTCGACCGTGCTGCCGCCGGCGGTGGCCTTCCTCACTACCAGCATGATGCAGGACGTGGTGCAGCGGGGCACCGCCACCGCCGCCCGCAGCTTGGAGCGTCCCGATCTGGCCGGCAAGACGGGCACCACCAACGAATCCCGGGATGCTTGGTTCATCGGCTTCACGCCGCGCCTGGCGACGGGCGTTTGGGTGGGCTTCGACCAACCACGCAGCCTGGGGCGGCGCGAGACCGGCGGGATTACGGCCCTGCCCATCTGGATCGACTACATGCGCACGGCGCTGAGAGACCAGCCGATCGGCGAATTCCGCCAGCCGCCCGATGTGGTGGTGCGGGAGATCTCTCCCAATCGCGGCTTTTTAGTGGACAGCGGCGGCATCCCCGAATATTTCCAGGAAGCCCATCTGCCGCCGGCCTTTGTGCCCCAGCCCCCGGATCTGGAGGGCCAGGCAGCGCCGGTGGCGGATGTGCCGGAGGCCGATCCGGCCACCACCAACCTGTATGAAGAGCTGTTTTAG